Genomic DNA from Myxococcus stipitatus:
GAGTGAGCTGGGCCCCCGGGACTTCCAGGTGGACGGCAATTATGTGCGTGAACGGCTGGGGTCGATCATCCAGGATGAGGACCTGTCGCGCTACATCCTCTAGCAGGCTATATGGCGCGCGCAGCCCCCACTCGCACAAAGGGAGGTAACCCCCCTTGCCGCAGCCCGTGACGTCTTCCACCGCTCCGCTCGCCAACGCCCCGCTCATCGACAAGGCCAAGGCGCATCTGCTGCAGAACTACAAGCAGCAGCCCATCGTCCTGGTCCGTGGTCGCGGCACGCGCGTCTGGGACGCGGACGGGCGTGAGTATCTGGACCTCATCGGCGGCGTGGCGACGTGCGCCCTGGGCCACTGTCATCCGGACGTCGTGGCCGCGGCCCACGCGCAGCTCGACACCCTGTGGCACGTGTCGAACGCCTTCTACTCGCGGCCCTCCATCGACCTGGCGGCCCAGCTGTGCGAGTGGAGCGGCCTGTCGCGCGCCTTCTTCTGCAACTCCGGCGCGGAGGCGAACGAGGCGCTGCTGAAGCTGGCGCGCAAGGTGATGAAGGACCGGGGCCACCCGGAGCGCTTCGAGGTCATCACCTTCGAGCGCAGCTTCCACGGCCGCACGCTGGCCACCGTCACGGCCACCGGGCAGCCGAAGTACCACGCGGGCTTCGAGCCGCTGCCCGCGGGCTTCAAGCACATCCCCTACGGGGATCTGGCCGCCGCGCGCGCCGCGGTGGGGCCCACCACCGCCGCCATCCTCGTGGAGCCCGTCCAGGGCGAGGGTGGGGTGCGGGTGGCGCCCGAGGGCTTCCTCGCGGGCCTGCGCGCCCTGTGCGACGAGAAGGGCCTGCTGCTGCTGGTGGACGAAATCCAGACGGGCATGGGCCGCACGGGCATCCCCTTCGGCTTCATGCGCGCGGGCATCCTCCCGGACGCCATCAGCATGGCCAAGGCGCTCGGCAACGGGCTGCCCATTGGCGCCATGCTGTGCCGCGAGGACGTGGGCGCGAGCATGAGCCCGGGGAGCCACGGGTCCACCTTCGGCGGCAACCTGGTCGCCGCGGCGGCGGCCAACGCGGTGCTGAAGGTCATCCGCCAGCCGGGCTTCCTCCAGGAGGTGGTGGACAAGGGCGAGTACTTCCTGGGGCGGCTGCGCGAGCTGCAGGGCCGGCTGCCGGCCGGGCGCCTGGTGGAGGTCCGCGGCCAGGGCCTGCTGGTGGGGCTGGAGATGGACCGGGACGCGCCGCAGGTGCTGGGCAAGCTGCGTGAGGGGGGCGTGCTCGGCAACGCCGCCGGGGAGCGCACCGTCCGCTTCGCGCCGCCCTTCACCATCACCCGGGAGGAGCTGGACCAGAGCCTCGCCATCATCGAGCGGGTGCTGGCGGCCCTCTAGCCCGCCGGGCTGGGTCGGCAAGACACTGGGTGTTTGACGCCCCGTGTCTTCCAAACCTACGCTCGGCCCTTCGGCAACCCATCCGTGGACCGTCCCGTGAGCGCGCCAAATACGATCGTCGGCCTGGGGGCCCGCACGGACCACCTGGCGACGGTACCCAACCTGGATGCGTCCCGGCTCCAGCTCAGCGCGGAGGAGGCCGCCCTCCTCGCGCTCGTCGGTCGGGTCGAGCGCATCGACAACCTGTTGTCGCGCTCGACCCTGGGGGAGGCGCGCACCATCGCCGTGCTCCTGTCCCTGCGGGCCAAGGGCGCCATCGTCCCGGCGCGCGTGGTACCCCGCAACCAGCCCACACCGGCGGTGGACGCGGCCCTGGCCGAGGAAGTGGACCTGGAGCCGGAGCGCAAGCGGGAGATCATCGAGCTGGAGCGCTCGCTCGACGCCATGGACTACTTCGCGGTGCTGGGGCTGCGCCCCGGCGCGGCGGCCGGGGACGTGAAGCAGGCGTACTACAACGCGTCGCGGCGCTTCCATCCGGACCGGTACTTCGGGAAGAACCTGGGCAGCTTCCGCGCCCGCATGGAGCGGATCTTCCGCAAGCTCACGGAGGCGCACAACGTCCTCACGCAGCAGGACAAGCGGGACGCCTACCTCAAGGCGAACCCCGCGCTGGCGCTGGCGTCCACCGCGGCCGCCGCTCCCGCGCCCGCGCCCGCGCCGCCGCCCCCGTCGAATCCGGCGCTGGAGCTGACGCCCATCGCGCCCCGGCCCCCCGCGCCGCCACCTCGTGGGGTGTCGCCGCCGCCGGCCGCGCCCGTGGCCCCGCCGCCCGCCGTGTCGGACGCGGAGTCCGAGGCGCGCCGCGCCGAGCGGCAGGCCCGGCTGGCCCGCCACCCGTACCTGGCGAAGACGGTGCGGTTGTCGGAGCTGGTGGCCCGGGGCAAGGCGGCGGTGGCCCGGGGCGACTGGGAGCGCGCCTACCAGGACTTCCACCAGGTGCAGACCCTGGACCCGAAGAACCGGGAGGTGGTGACGCTGCTGGTGGAGGCGCGGCGGCGCCATGACGAGCACCGGGCCTCGCTCGAGCTGGCCCGGGGCCGGGAGCTGGCCCTGCACGGCGACGCCGTGGGGGCGCTGGCGGCCTACCGGATGGCCACCTCGCTCGACCCGCAGAGCGCGGAGGCCGCCTACCTGGCCGCCCGGGAGGGGCTCGCCCAGGGGCAGGACGTGGGCGAGGTCCGCGCGCTGGCGCAGCGCGCCGTGGATCTCCAGTCGCAACGGGTGGAGCATCAGCTCCTGCTCGGCAAGGTGCTGATGG
This window encodes:
- a CDS encoding aspartate aminotransferase family protein, translated to MPQPVTSSTAPLANAPLIDKAKAHLLQNYKQQPIVLVRGRGTRVWDADGREYLDLIGGVATCALGHCHPDVVAAAHAQLDTLWHVSNAFYSRPSIDLAAQLCEWSGLSRAFFCNSGAEANEALLKLARKVMKDRGHPERFEVITFERSFHGRTLATVTATGQPKYHAGFEPLPAGFKHIPYGDLAAARAAVGPTTAAILVEPVQGEGGVRVAPEGFLAGLRALCDEKGLLLLVDEIQTGMGRTGIPFGFMRAGILPDAISMAKALGNGLPIGAMLCREDVGASMSPGSHGSTFGGNLVAAAAANAVLKVIRQPGFLQEVVDKGEYFLGRLRELQGRLPAGRLVEVRGQGLLVGLEMDRDAPQVLGKLREGGVLGNAAGERTVRFAPPFTITREELDQSLAIIERVLAAL
- a CDS encoding J domain-containing protein, which encodes MSAPNTIVGLGARTDHLATVPNLDASRLQLSAEEAALLALVGRVERIDNLLSRSTLGEARTIAVLLSLRAKGAIVPARVVPRNQPTPAVDAALAEEVDLEPERKREIIELERSLDAMDYFAVLGLRPGAAAGDVKQAYYNASRRFHPDRYFGKNLGSFRARMERIFRKLTEAHNVLTQQDKRDAYLKANPALALASTAAAAPAPAPAPPPPSNPALELTPIAPRPPAPPPRGVSPPPAAPVAPPPAVSDAESEARRAERQARLARHPYLAKTVRLSELVARGKAAVARGDWERAYQDFHQVQTLDPKNREVVTLLVEARRRHDEHRASLELARGRELALHGDAVGALAAYRMATSLDPQSAEAAYLAAREGLAQGQDVGEVRALAQRAVDLQSQRVEHQLLLGKVLMELGAKKHAKRVFEDAARLDPDNADAKAALKKLRWTF